The window GTTAAGCTTGGGTCTTTGACTCCGCGATCCTCCGTAATGGGGGGACATGAATACGTCGTCTACAGCGAAGAATTCTTGGAAGGGTCGACTCTTCATTCTCTGATTCAATCAGCCGGAAGACCGACTTTTGAACAGTGCAGGTCGCTGTTTCGTTGTCTGTTGGAGGTGATTAGAGAACTTAGGGCACGCGGACTGATCCACCGTGACATCAAGCCTGGAAATGTGATTGCCACTGATGTACCGGGACGACCGTATGTAGTGCTTGATCTGGGAATTGCCTTCAAGCTTCACAGCACAGCCATCACCATTAACCCGGAAATGCGACAAGGGACCTTGCCATACATGGCACCTGAGATGTTCGAACCCCGCTTTCGTGAGATGCTTGACTATAGAAGTGACCTGTATTCGGCAGCGGTCACCGTCTACGAATATGCTGCAGCGACCCATCCCATCGCACGCAGAGCAGAGAATGACTTTACCACGTTACACCGCATTGCATACATGAAGCCCAAGGCTCTCTCTGAGCATCGGCCGGATCTTCCGTTTCAGTTTTGCGAACTAGTCGACCAAATGATTCGGAAGAAGCCCGCTCTCCGCCCTTCAAACATTGACGTTGCTATCAAGACGCTGGGGGAACTGTGATGAAACTCTATGCCCAACACGGTCACGCTCCGGCAGATAAAATGCGTCGGGCAGCCGAGGACCGTTTTATCGACGGCGTGATTATCAGTCCACGGTTTACGTTGCAGGCATCTGCACGCGAGATGATCGCTGGTTTGAGGGTCTTGAATCCACAGATTGACATAATCTTGGACCCGGAGTTTTATGCGATTAGCTTTGTAGGCACACCCAACGCTCAGTTGCGGTATTTGGACCAGTGGCCACATTTTGTTCAGAGACGCCGGAATGACCTTCTTGTCGGCACCGCGAGTGTTGATGAGACGTTGCAGCAAGCCTTTCGAGTGCAGATGGACCTTGACTGCTCGCTTCTTATCGCGCCAAACATTTATGTAAGCAACTCTTTCGACTCAATTGAAGCCGCAATATCTATCGCGTTTGTGAGTAGAGCTCAGATAGTTGCAGCACAGATGGGGGTCACATTGCCCGTCTATACGACTATCGCTGTTTCCAAGGACGCGATGATCAATCGGAATGAGTATGTGAGCTTCCTCAACGCATTGACGGCCGTCGAGCCAGCGCCCGAGGGAGTATATATTTTGGTGGGATCTGGACCGACCGACGCGCGCCTCGGCACCTCCCGGTCCGAAATAATGGTGCCGGAAGTGATCGGCGGTTGGATGATGCTCAATTATACTCTGGCGCTAAATGGATTCAGGACCATTAACGGCTGCTCCGATATTCTCACGCCACTTCTCGGAATCACTCGAGGTCATGCTGGCGCCACGGGATGGTGGTCAAACCTGCAGGTATTCTCGATGGGGCGTTACATCAAGGGACAGGCTGGGGGACAACTACCGATCGTCCGCTACTTCAGCAAGAGCCTGTTGAACAGAATTACAATCAATCGGCTAGAAGCATATGTTGAGATAGTCGGGTCCATCATGAATGGACTTACTTCCGACCGTTTCTATGAGGGAGGAGATCCAAACCGTACGGAAGAGGCTTTGCAGTCTTGGCAGGCGCTAGGTGCTCTCAATGCCGAATTGATAACTGGCAACCTCAACGATGACCTTGAAAGATTCGACAACCATGTTTCCCGAGCGGTGGAATGTTACGAGGAACTGCGGTTGAATGGATTCTCTGAGGGCTATGAGGCAAACATAGAGTACCTGCAAACCCTGAACGAGAGCGTCAGGATATTTCGAGAATTGGCAGAGATCTAGAGGCCCTAGCTATGACTAGCAGCGACCGATTCTGATGTTTGACTCCTTTTGCTGCCGAAGGACGTGGGGTGTAATGAGGAAATATCTGCTTGGTCAGGGGATCAAACCCCCAGAGACCCACGTGAATGCGGCGAAAGGTCTCAAGGTATCGAAGAGCTATGGAACACTTGTTGACCGGCAATACCAGGATTGCTGCATTTGCATAGTACCGATACCGATGCGCCTGAATCATTCCTTTTCGCCAGTTATCAAGCTTGATTTCAAATGCTCGGATGGTTGGATGAGCTGCTGTGACGAACTCCTCTATGGTGCCACGATGATGCATTCGATTGCGCGCTGGCCAAGCTACAACGACGAGGTCGGCAATTCCGCACCCGTTGACGACTACCTGCCTGGCGTATGCACACTTGATTTTTCGAGTTCTACGATGAATCCGCCGTCCCTGCTCAAGATAGGCCCGGGCAAACCAAATAGTGAACCGATCTTCACGAGTTGGGATTCGCCGTATTCTGTGGGGCAGATTTCGTTCCGGATGACGGAAGTGGGCTCTGGGCACTCGGATTGCACTTGCACGCGACATACACGATTTATACGCCATGCACAATTAGAAATCAATAGCTAGCTTGTTACGCTACGATCTAAAGATAGCTGGGAGAGTAGTCAAGAACGGAAAGGAACGCTATTCAGGTCCGTGACCAGGGATAGAAGCGAAAAGGCACTCGAGTGTCCCTACTTGAACGAAAAGATGTCCTCCATTCAGAACGAGCATCCAAAGACTGATGAACTCCCCGATCATTGGGCACTTGTAAAGAGTGCTTGACGAATATACTTGGGTTAGATTATTCTGCCTTGGGATGCACTGGTGGCAGGTATTATATGGAGAT of the Candidatus Eisenbacteria bacterium genome contains:
- a CDS encoding serine/threonine-protein kinase — translated: MLETMISEAEAIRFITSGGFKAVYEAFIAGTKEALKVIFIPREEDEPEAHSEILGRVRREIESLRMCESPYLVKLGSLTPRSSVMGGHEYVVYSEEFLEGSTLHSLIQSAGRPTFEQCRSLFRCLLEVIRELRARGLIHRDIKPGNVIATDVPGRPYVVLDLGIAFKLHSTAITINPEMRQGTLPYMAPEMFEPRFREMLDYRSDLYSAAVTVYEYAAATHPIARRAENDFTTLHRIAYMKPKALSEHRPDLPFQFCELVDQMIRKKPALRPSNIDVAIKTLGEL